From Perca flavescens isolate YP-PL-M2 chromosome 19, PFLA_1.0, whole genome shotgun sequence:
TTataaggggtggggggggggcagtggtgtagtctacattATCTTCAGGTAGAAAGCTCCAGGATATCCATAAACCCACTTCAAAATGTGCAATGATACGCAAAAACATTGTTTAGTGATGAACTTTCACTTCTGAGATTTGAATCACGAATACGGGGTTGAGTAATTTGAAAACActgcagaacatgcagagagacttTTCTCATCTTTCATCAACCCGCTGAGTGTAGTGCGTAGTGTGTAGTTTGTGTGCGTAGCAACCGGGCCCAAATGCTCCGCCTACACTAACACCAGTATCCTACCTTCACCgcacatttaagacaaatataagtagcccattttattttgtcctcgTTGCTTTGGGGTCATCAGGTCCttgatgtgaaagcccccttactgcGTTACATTCCATTATAGTTTGGATATATTTGGAATGTCATCTGTGTCTTCCTTCtcataggataaataaaggtattccAACGAttaattggtgcataaaagtgtatcagaatgcaggaaattaagtgtttgacgctcaaaataaccctgTGGGAGGACACCTAGACCCTACACGTTGATATGCCCCCCCCCAAAAGGCcaattctgagccaggaaaatatatatacatacatgtggtacagtacacccactacaatacatcagactacgactgtgtgtgtgtgtgtgtgtgtgtgtgtgtgtcatagagCGAGAGGTGAGGTGCCCTCAATAGGCCGACCGCCACTGGTTACTTCCTCTCATGCATGCAGACTTAGCAACTTAACATCATTAATAACCCTGCTGGACTGTTGGGAACTCACCTGTCTCAGTATAATCATTTGCATGTGTTGCACTTGTTGCTTTCTTGTAATACCAGATGGAAAATCTCTGGTCTTTCCTGTCAACTAATTGAGAGCAAACGACACAGCCAATAAACTCAAGGAGAAGAGGAAGTGGGAGGGTTTAACTCTTCTGACAGAGACAAATCAAAGTGTTGTGGTCATGTCACCGAGAGGGAGAATGAAGCACACATCTCTTCTGCTCTGTAAGTAATTCTCTTGATTTAGTTAATGTCTTAACTTAATTAAGCTCAAATCAACCTGAGTGTAATTTGTCTTTGGTGTCGACTTCACTGCAAAACAAATCCAGGTTAGTaaaattattttatgaatgtctAAAAATGTGAGAATTAGGGTTTATATTTGTGATTGTTCTGGAGTTGTAATAATGAAAATACGTCCTCGTACAAAATATCACGCACAAAATTAGAAAGTTTTCACATTAAAGATTTGCCCCATATTTAAagaaactagtgcagtgccgtTCAAAACATACCTATCTGGTACGGGCGGATTGTATGggctctttatatatatatatatatatatatatatataaggacCACAGCCTGAGAAACAAGAGCCACAGAGGCACAGTCtctgaaaaaaagaatcctAATTGTCTTCCTGCTAACGTCAGCtaaattgccaaaaaaaaaacatacaaacactttGGTGATCacaaaaatatctttttaaGTTGAAACTCGCTGCTGGCTAACAAGTAAAACAACTATTTTTCCATGTATTTTTCCCCCCAGGGACAACTGTGTGATCGAATCAAGCAGTAGTGTGCTAAGGTCGCAAATAGTTCAACTGTAATGTTTATGATGTCATTAGCTGACAAAGAAAGAACACATTATTTTTAAGAGCCCAATCTTTGCAGTCTCTTTACCAGTGGCTTTGCACATACCACCAAACCACATCTGCAGGCAAAAGGGTGAAAGTGTCAACTTTatgctttttattgtttgtgacaatgaaaattaatttagttttgcTCAAACAACAATGAATCCCTCCCTCCAGCCTCTCTGACTGTGAGTCCCAGCAGATCTCAGATGTTTAAAGATGaatctgtctctctgagctgtgaggaggacgacagctctgctggatggactctgaggaggaacacAACCAGAGAAACCAGGACTCAGTGTGGAGATGACTGGGGAAGACCTGCTGGTTCTTCCTGTAACATCGGCGGCATGGACCCAGGGGACAGTGGAGTTTACTGGTGTGAGTCCAGAGAGGGAGCAACCAGtaacatcatcaccatcaccgtccctggtaagatcagactgtggagtcagtattgatgaagctgtgtgtgaatggatgacatgctgtagtttgtctctgtgttgaggtggaccagtgatcctgcagagtcctgtcctccctgtgatggagggagaagacctcACTCTGACCTGTAAAACAAAGAGGTCCTCCAACCTCCCAGCTGGTTTCTATAAAGATGACTCCTTCATCAGGACTGagcctgcaggtcacatgaccatccACCATGTTTCCAGGTCTGATGAAGGCCTCTACAAGTGCAACATCAGCAGTGCTGGAGAGTCTCCATccagctgggtctctgtcacACGTGTGGAAGTTAAAGGTCATTATTCAACTAACACACATTTCATATTTGATGTTTTCACCTTCGCTCCCTTCCTAAGTGATGATACAAATTTGAGGGGGTTCCATCTGGCTCAGTCAGCGGTACATCGCAGAAATTAAactctgctgtgttttttttatttaggtgttTTGCAAATAACTTAAATCAGACAATGCACAGGCAATTTAGTGATACCCCTGCAGATCTGTtcttgaccggtcttgaaataaaatccagagtcctcCTCATCTGAGACGAGACTGACTAAAAATGCGGTCGATTCTGAGACGAGACCGAGACCTTCAATAAGTGGTCTTTAGACCAAGACTGATCTTGAGTACTACAACTactaataaatgacaaaaaggaCAGTATAATGACTGaatgtgtaatttatttttggtttAGTGCTTTTGATTctatttattgttcattttaGAGAAACCCACGACTACAAGTCCTCCTACATCcaactctctccctccctccgtgTTGTGGTCCATTTCAGTCGGGGTTCTGATTGTGTTGGCTCTACTGGTCCTGCTGGTTCTACTGGTGAGACGATGCATCCGTAGGAAACGGAAAGGTTAGATAtggaatttttttaattatgctaCAGTTATGTTGCATTTAAAAAGCCTTTCATCATATCACAGATGGTTGGtttggacacaaacacatttcttgAACTAACAAGATAAGGCTTACATGTGTGTGATCTCTCAGTTCTCGCGTGATATTGTTATAATCCAGCTGCCGTTCAAGGTATCTAGCTACATAAAGATGAACTTGACCTTGCCATGAGCTTTGGTTAGCAGAAGGCTAACCTATTAGTAGCATTTTCTCTTCATCTCTGAAACCCTGCGGCGATAATGacacgttttatttcttttgatgTTAGACTCTCGTTTAGTCGCAGGATAGATTCACAAAAGCTTGAAAAAAGGGGCCGAGAGGGGATACAGAAATCTATTTTCTCTCGAAGATCacttaaaagtacaatataATGAAAGATtgttatggaaaaaataaactgCCTACAACAGCTTTGAATTGATTTAATTTTGTGTTCATTTCAGATGCTCAAGTAGAAGTTAGAGATGAGGACATCACAGATGTTGTCATATACAGTGATGTCCAAATGACGCCTAACCTGCAACAGCCAATCAGACAGAGCAGAggtaaagatgttttttttcttatcagGGGACTTTCAGGAAGTAAAATAGACCATACTGAGTGAAAGTTGTGGACTAAAAACATATCATTATCctttttttaatagaaaaagCTCTTTTTTCTATATGCCCTATCAAGATCTTTAACTCATATCAGTCCTCACAACAATATAGAAACGAGGATATGTGTATCTCGTAGGAAAAAGAGCTTTTTCTATAAAAACAAAAGGATATTGATATGTTTTTAGTCCACAACTTTCACTCAGTATGGTCTATTTTAGTGGATGATCATGTGTGTCAGACTTTGCATTAGACTCTGGGTGTTTTGTAGCCTGTGGTTACCAGAAGCTAACAGCTCTTACAGCTCTGTGGTTGTCTAGTTTCCTGTTTCTCA
This genomic window contains:
- the LOC114574078 gene encoding low affinity immunoglobulin gamma Fc region receptor II-like; protein product: MFKDESVSLSCEEDDSSAGWTLRRNTTRETRTQCGDDWGRPAGSSCNIGGMDPGDSGVYWCESREGATSNIITITVPGGPVILQSPVLPVMEGEDLTLTCKTKRSSNLPAGFYKDDSFIRTEPAGHMTIHHVSRSDEGLYKCNISSAGESPSSWVSVTRVEVKEKPTTTSPPTSNSLPPSVLWSISVGVLIVLALLVLLVLLVRRCIRRKRKDAQVEVRDEDITDVVIYSDVQMTPNLQQPIRQSRESDSAAVYSAVRRPEDTGNRLIVITDIQSSRTRERDSPAVYSAVRRQLWTNSDQIKLRESPAEPEVLYSSLRNT